The Clostridium sporogenes genome contains a region encoding:
- a CDS encoding lipase family alpha/beta hydrolase, with translation MFIISMIIVIMLVALIYLDIRKKINLTNKHLMSIFLILAPHISILVYFFIQYATQKRIPPIWQSIIIVELIILTIYLYGKINLFPHSKKQAVKSRLRILVDGRRIILYGLFALFTQIIWCSYIYVYSGIIRSFNIPKYTSILDIVITLLFTIILIINGWLRLLFTSRRLNIIKRLIVLWGLFIPIVNIFIILYACRLAKDEYEHECYRANIEKIRVDSDICKTKYPFVLIHGVGFRDLKYINYWGRIPKELIKQGATIYYGNQEAFATVEYNAHDIKDRILNIIEETGCEKVNIIAHSKGGLDARYMISKLDMGKYVASITMMSSPHRGVKFVDIACHLPDVIYKWIAKIFDKYFKFLGDKNPDFYTATRQFSTYHSKNFNEEVKDVEGVYYQSYATVMSNLFSDYILTIPYMFVKLTEGNNDGLVSVNSAKWGEFKGTLKNKYFRGISHGDIIDLRRDDYKQFDVIEKYVEIVSELKNKGY, from the coding sequence ATGTTTATAATTTCTATGATTATAGTAATAATGTTAGTCGCACTTATATATTTAGATATCCGGAAAAAAATAAATTTAACAAACAAACATCTCATGAGCATATTTTTAATTTTAGCTCCGCATATTTCTATACTGGTATACTTTTTTATTCAATATGCAACGCAAAAAAGAATCCCACCAATATGGCAATCAATAATTATAGTTGAACTTATAATTCTTACTATTTATTTATATGGAAAGATTAATTTGTTTCCACATTCAAAAAAACAAGCAGTTAAATCTAGACTCAGAATATTAGTTGATGGTAGGCGTATTATTTTATATGGGCTATTTGCGCTATTTACACAAATCATATGGTGTAGTTATATTTATGTCTATAGCGGTATTATAAGAAGCTTTAATATCCCAAAATATACGTCAATCTTAGATATTGTTATTACCCTATTGTTCACTATTATATTAATAATAAATGGATGGCTAAGATTACTTTTCACTTCAAGGCGACTTAATATTATTAAAAGACTTATAGTTCTATGGGGGTTGTTTATTCCTATTGTAAATATTTTTATAATACTTTATGCATGTAGACTTGCTAAAGATGAATATGAACATGAATGTTATAGAGCTAATATTGAAAAAATAAGAGTTGATTCAGATATATGTAAGACGAAATATCCTTTTGTTTTAATTCATGGGGTTGGCTTTAGAGATCTTAAATATATTAATTATTGGGGAAGAATTCCTAAAGAACTTATTAAGCAAGGTGCAACTATTTACTATGGTAATCAAGAAGCATTTGCCACTGTAGAATATAATGCACATGATATTAAAGATAGAATTCTTAATATTATAGAAGAAACAGGTTGTGAGAAGGTAAATATTATTGCACATTCCAAGGGTGGTTTAGATGCACGCTATATGATTAGCAAACTTGATATGGGAAAATATGTTGCATCTATTACTATGATGTCATCACCACATAGAGGAGTAAAATTTGTGGATATTGCTTGTCACCTACCTGATGTTATCTATAAATGGATTGCAAAAATTTTTGATAAATATTTTAAATTTCTTGGTGATAAAAATCCAGATTTTTATACTGCAACCAGACAATTTTCAACTTACCATAGCAAAAATTTTAATGAAGAAGTTAAAGATGTAGAGGGTGTTTATTATCAAAGTTATGCAACTGTGATGAGTAATTTATTTAGTGATTATATACTTACTATCCCTTATATGTTTGTAAAATTAACTGAAGGGAATAATGATGGATTAGTTTCTGTTAACTCTGCAAAATGGGGAGAATTTAAAGGAACTCTTAAAAATAAGTATTTTCGTGGAATTTCCCATGGAGATATTATAGATTTGAGAAGAGATGATTATAAACAATTTGATGTTATTGAAAAATATGTAGAAATTGTATCTGAACTCAAAAATAAAGGATATTAG
- a CDS encoding LexA family protein: MKLESGQNRIVKSKHLGYGLLRGAVGTGKTTAAIYRGIYLKNQYCMYDKDKVLIISKNEENLNHIKNIYNDAEKTGIQYITLFSYIEDKLYFSVIYKLINKYFWEYIENNNLQYELVSEKEKRTIIEECINDVKYEYKDLKYIDIKYSKFFLEEIQWMKDCMYYDIEEYKSADRIGRKTKKGEGPQRIIKDSKTREAVFEIMLLYNEKLKDKNLVDYSDVVSIALKEVFQNKENKFNHIIVDEAQNFTKLELKFIEALGRKNIYSSILFVADKEKSSNPKGWITKGRKLNNLQLGFEFKRFNLNKKIAINVKEKVETYIDGCNSKKKVPNINIRNEDVSNIDNANSEDKVLDKNIKNEWHKDKVSYDMDKFEYVDIKHRRSYEFLKDLGSNEEIIVEDQGSKEEYKENELVKLLVFNDIAAGEPILMNPCVEGEFSIPKYWVRGIKDCFILKVKGDSMIGANIEDGDHVVIKRQQMAENKDIVAVNLNGSATLKRLLIKKSGAVLMPENKKYKPIEILEEGASIIGVAVGIIKGK, from the coding sequence ATGAAACTAGAAAGTGGACAAAATAGAATAGTTAAAAGTAAACATTTAGGATACGGACTATTAAGAGGAGCTGTAGGTACTGGAAAAACTACTGCAGCTATATATAGAGGTATTTATTTAAAAAATCAATATTGTATGTATGATAAAGATAAGGTATTAATTATATCAAAGAATGAAGAAAATTTAAATCATATTAAGAACATATATAATGATGCAGAAAAAACAGGAATTCAATATATTACTTTATTTTCTTATATCGAGGACAAGTTATATTTTAGTGTTATATATAAACTTATAAACAAGTATTTTTGGGAGTACATAGAAAATAACAATCTACAATACGAATTAGTAAGTGAAAAAGAAAAGCGAACTATAATTGAAGAATGTATAAATGATGTAAAATATGAATACAAAGATTTGAAATATATAGACATAAAATATAGCAAATTCTTTTTAGAAGAAATACAATGGATGAAAGACTGTATGTATTATGATATAGAAGAATACAAAAGCGCAGATAGAATAGGGAGAAAAACAAAAAAAGGTGAAGGCCCTCAAAGAATTATAAAAGATTCAAAAACTAGAGAAGCAGTATTTGAAATTATGCTTTTATATAATGAAAAATTAAAGGATAAAAATTTGGTGGACTATAGTGATGTAGTATCTATAGCATTAAAAGAAGTTTTTCAAAATAAAGAAAATAAATTTAATCACATAATAGTAGATGAGGCACAAAATTTTACTAAACTAGAATTAAAATTTATAGAGGCTTTAGGAAGAAAAAATATATATTCAAGTATACTGTTTGTTGCAGATAAAGAGAAAAGTTCAAATCCTAAGGGGTGGATAACTAAGGGACGGAAATTAAATAATCTTCAACTAGGTTTTGAGTTTAAAAGATTTAATCTGAATAAAAAAATAGCTATTAATGTTAAAGAAAAAGTAGAAACATATATAGATGGTTGTAATTCTAAGAAGAAAGTTCCAAATATTAATATAAGAAATGAAGATGTTTCTAATATAGATAACGCTAATTCAGAAGATAAGGTTTTAGATAAAAACATTAAAAATGAATGGCATAAAGATAAGGTGAGCTATGATATGGATAAGTTTGAATATGTAGATATAAAACATAGAAGATCTTATGAATTTTTAAAAGATTTAGGTAGTAATGAAGAAATTATTGTGGAAGATCAAGGTAGTAAAGAAGAGTACAAAGAGAATGAATTAGTAAAACTACTAGTATTTAATGATATAGCGGCAGGGGAACCTATACTTATGAACCCTTGTGTAGAAGGAGAGTTCTCTATACCTAAATATTGGGTAAGGGGGATAAAAGATTGCTTCATATTAAAGGTAAAAGGGGATAGTATGATAGGTGCTAACATAGAAGATGGAGATCATGTGGTAATAAAGAGGCAACAAATGGCTGAAAATAAGGATATAGTAGCAGTTAATTTAAATGGTAGTGCAACCCTTAAAAGGTTATTAATAAAAAAATCTGGAGCAGTACTTATGCCAGAAAATAAAAAATATAAACCTATAGAAATATTAGAAGAGGGAGCAAGCATCATAGGAGTAGCAGTGGGAATAATAAAAGGGAAATAG
- a CDS encoding cyclase family protein has translation MKVIDLTHTISKNMPVYPGTEKPKLEVKSTYDKDGFKETLLTMFSHTGTHMDSPAHLFPERTNLDSFLPEQFIGKGLVIDCSDLKEGEKIDIKYIECVKEKANKADFILFHTGWDRYWRTDFYFKDYPCITEEVAQYLIYNKKKGVGVDVIGIDPISDENLTIHRKLFLKTDIVVIENLTRLGEVGNELFTFCALPIKYENSDGAPIRAIAILQD, from the coding sequence ATGAAAGTAATTGACTTAACCCATACTATTTCAAAAAATATGCCAGTTTATCCAGGCACAGAAAAACCAAAATTAGAAGTTAAAAGTACATATGATAAAGACGGTTTTAAAGAAACTTTATTAACTATGTTTTCGCATACAGGAACTCATATGGATTCACCTGCACATTTATTTCCTGAAAGAACAAATTTAGATTCATTTTTACCAGAACAATTTATAGGAAAAGGATTGGTTATTGACTGTAGTGATTTAAAAGAAGGTGAAAAAATTGACATAAAATATATTGAATGTGTAAAAGAAAAAGCTAATAAGGCAGATTTTATTTTGTTTCATACTGGTTGGGATAGGTATTGGAGGACAGATTTTTATTTTAAAGATTATCCTTGTATTACAGAAGAGGTTGCCCAGTACTTAATATATAATAAAAAAAAGGGCGTTGGAGTAGATGTTATAGGTATTGATCCTATTTCAGATGAAAATTTAACTATTCATCGAAAGCTTTTTTTAAAAACTGATATAGTTGTTATTGAAAATCTCACTAGATTAGGGGAAGTTGGAAATGAACTATTTACATTTTGTGCCCTTCCAATAAAATATGAAAATTCTGATGGAGCACCTATTCGTGCGATAGCCATTTTACAGGATTAG
- a CDS encoding (Fe-S)-binding protein, translating to MSKTYFNPGCALSIYKPEIENKILKFLNENYGEVTLHKICCHHNPQLEAGSLIINVCAGCDRRFRSLYEGISTISLWEVLDGLDAFQYPDYKGLKLSVHDACPVREKPQVHKAVRNLLKKMNIDVVETKFSGTNSICCGDDFYPKLPIEKVHQKMKERADAMPCNEVCVYCVSCIKSMYIGGKTPRHLVDLLIGQTTEPQIWDTVKWHEQLQDYIDKH from the coding sequence ATGTCAAAAACATATTTTAATCCAGGCTGTGCTTTAAGTATATATAAGCCTGAAATAGAAAATAAAATTTTAAAGTTTTTGAATGAAAACTACGGGGAGGTTACACTGCACAAAATATGCTGTCACCATAATCCGCAACTTGAGGCAGGCTCATTGATTATCAATGTATGTGCTGGATGTGACAGACGTTTTAGAAGCTTATACGAGGGAATATCAACAATTTCTTTATGGGAAGTACTTGATGGATTGGATGCATTTCAATATCCTGACTATAAAGGCTTGAAGTTGTCGGTACACGATGCCTGTCCTGTGCGTGAAAAGCCACAGGTGCATAAGGCTGTACGTAATTTGCTTAAAAAGATGAACATTGATGTTGTAGAAACAAAGTTTTCTGGTACGAATTCAATATGCTGCGGAGATGATTTTTATCCTAAGCTCCCGATTGAAAAAGTTCACCAAAAAATGAAGGAACGAGCAGACGCCATGCCTTGCAACGAGGTTTGTGTATATTGTGTTTCCTGTATCAAATCAATGTATATTGGCGGCAAAACACCTAGACATTTGGTTGATCTTCTAATAGGGCAAACAACTGAGCCACAGATATGGGATACAGTGAAGTGGCACGAACAATTACAAGACTATATTGATAAGCATTAA